In the genome of Bradyrhizobium sp. CIAT3101, one region contains:
- a CDS encoding DUF1254 domain-containing protein — protein sequence MGRAILGAVAIMLSALNAHAQSISPDDLTARNIQRRAVEAMIWSMPAVNTDLMLQAMLKSTKAKSNEIVYWSKPVNWKNQTLTPNPDSIYFMSFWNVKDGPIVVEIPPADGGSIAGNIVTLWQMPLEDTGPEGADKGQGGKYLILPPGYKGEVPQGFIALQSDVYSGFALLRSNLAGHGDADIAKSVAYGKRIKVYPLTNAQEPPPTNSTDAYDVMYDSTIAYDASFYRSLDHVVQNEPWLDRDRAMIDQLATIGIVKGKPFNPDQKTVALLDQAAREAHAFLAQIYDAGFPVLNPGIRWFPAAVPEMVKAASGGYGDPNAYPIDMRGVTYTLGYTGIKRLGTAQFYLMANKDRDGQPFEGSAIYRLTVPANAPVRNYWSATVYDRETHALVRNMPSASRASISPGLPKNADGSVDVYFGPKAPDGKEANWVPTDPARKFELLFRLYGPEKPLFDHSWKLPDVERVATTIGGATK from the coding sequence ATGGGACGAGCGATCCTTGGCGCGGTCGCCATCATGCTGTCTGCATTGAATGCGCACGCGCAGAGCATCTCGCCTGACGACCTCACCGCGCGGAATATCCAGCGCCGCGCGGTCGAGGCGATGATCTGGAGCATGCCGGCGGTAAATACCGACCTCATGCTCCAGGCCATGCTCAAATCGACCAAGGCGAAGTCGAACGAAATCGTCTATTGGTCGAAGCCCGTGAACTGGAAGAACCAGACGCTGACGCCCAATCCGGATTCGATCTATTTCATGTCGTTCTGGAACGTGAAGGACGGACCCATCGTCGTCGAAATCCCGCCGGCGGACGGCGGCTCGATCGCCGGCAATATCGTGACACTCTGGCAGATGCCGCTGGAAGACACCGGCCCCGAAGGCGCCGACAAGGGTCAAGGCGGCAAATACCTGATCCTGCCACCCGGCTACAAGGGCGAGGTGCCCCAGGGGTTCATCGCGCTGCAGTCCGATGTCTACAGCGGGTTTGCACTGCTGCGCTCCAATCTCGCCGGCCATGGCGATGCCGATATCGCCAAGTCGGTTGCCTATGGCAAGCGCATCAAGGTGTATCCGCTCACGAACGCGCAGGAGCCACCGCCCACCAATTCCACCGATGCCTACGACGTCATGTACGACTCGACGATCGCCTACGATGCGAGCTTCTATCGCAGCCTCGACCACGTGGTGCAGAACGAGCCATGGCTGGATCGCGACCGCGCCATGATCGACCAGCTCGCGACCATCGGCATCGTCAAGGGCAAGCCGTTCAATCCGGACCAGAAGACCGTCGCGCTGCTCGATCAGGCGGCGCGCGAAGCGCACGCATTTCTGGCTCAGATCTACGACGCAGGCTTTCCTGTCCTTAACCCCGGCATTCGCTGGTTTCCGGCGGCCGTGCCGGAGATGGTGAAGGCGGCCAGTGGTGGCTACGGCGATCCGAATGCCTATCCGATCGACATGCGCGGCGTGACCTACACGCTCGGCTACACGGGTATCAAGCGGCTCGGGACGGCGCAATTCTATTTGATGGCGAACAAGGACAGGGACGGTCAGCCGTTCGAAGGCAGTGCCATCTATCGTTTGACCGTCCCGGCGAATGCGCCGGTCCGGAATTACTGGTCCGCCACCGTCTACGACCGTGAAACCCACGCCCTGGTGCGCAACATGCCGAGCGCCAGCCGCGCCTCGATCAGCCCCGGCCTCCCGAAAAACGCCGACGGCTCGGTCGATGTCTATTTCGGCCCGAAGGCGCCCGACGGCAAGGAAGCCAATTGGGTGCCGACCGACCCTGCCCGCAAGTTTGAGCTGCTGTTCCGGCTCTACGGGCCGGAAAAGCCGCTGTTCGATCACAGCTGGAAGCTGCCCGATGTCGAGCGGGTCGCGACCACGATCGGAGGCGCCACGAAATAG
- a CDS encoding transporter, translating to MTGHFRKTTLAATLAMTSLAAQPALADSGGVSFWLPGIFGSLAAVPASPGWAYSTIYIHLNEKAGGGQNFVTSGGIPGSVTAGLNAHADVLVQGITYTSAMPVLGGQAAFTLLTAPGNIGVGIDATLTGPRGNAISGGVSDNRTTLTDVFYQGTLKWNQGVHNEMVYITGNIPSGTYDSTRLANLSFGFPAVDAGAGYTYLDPKSGHEFSVVGGLTYNFMNGALQYQNGIDFHVDWAASQFVSKTVHVGIAGYFFQQLTDDSGPGAKLGGFRGQAVGIGPQIGFMIPMSDGYQGYLNVRGYKDLEVQNRPSSWSTWVTFSLSQAASPPAATKPIVRKY from the coding sequence ATGACGGGACATTTTCGGAAGACCACGCTTGCGGCGACGTTGGCGATGACGAGCTTAGCTGCCCAACCTGCCCTCGCCGATTCCGGCGGCGTCAGCTTCTGGCTGCCGGGCATCTTCGGCAGCCTCGCCGCCGTGCCGGCGTCGCCGGGGTGGGCCTATTCGACCATCTACATCCATCTCAACGAAAAAGCCGGCGGCGGGCAGAATTTTGTCACCAGCGGCGGCATTCCCGGCTCCGTCACCGCCGGCCTGAACGCGCATGCCGATGTGCTGGTCCAGGGCATCACCTACACCTCGGCGATGCCAGTGCTCGGCGGCCAGGCCGCCTTCACGCTGCTCACCGCCCCCGGCAACATCGGTGTCGGCATCGATGCGACGCTGACCGGCCCGCGTGGCAACGCCATTTCGGGCGGCGTCTCGGACAACCGCACCACGCTGACCGACGTGTTCTACCAGGGCACGCTGAAATGGAACCAGGGCGTCCACAATGAGATGGTCTACATCACCGGCAACATCCCGAGTGGGACTTACGACTCCACGCGGCTCGCCAATTTGAGCTTCGGCTTCCCCGCGGTCGACGCCGGCGCCGGCTACACCTATCTCGACCCCAAAAGCGGCCATGAGTTTTCGGTCGTCGGCGGGCTCACCTATAATTTCATGAACGGCGCGCTGCAGTACCAGAACGGCATCGATTTCCATGTCGACTGGGCCGCCTCGCAGTTCGTCAGCAAGACCGTCCATGTCGGCATCGCCGGCTATTTCTTCCAGCAGCTCACCGACGACAGCGGCCCCGGCGCCAAGCTCGGCGGCTTCCGCGGACAGGCGGTCGGCATCGGACCACAAATCGGCTTCATGATCCCGATGTCCGATGGCTATCAGGGCTATCTCAACGTCCGCGGCTACAAGGATCTCGAGGTCCAGAACCGGCCGAGCAGCTGGTCGACCTGGGTGACCTTCTCGCTCTCCCAGGCCGCTTCGCCGCCAGCCGCGACCAAGCCCATTGTTCGAAAGTATTGA
- a CDS encoding efflux RND transporter periplasmic adaptor subunit encodes MAIAILNIYLVLLFLLVHFGVVRFNLFWKVSPAIVMVLVLLGLLIPMGWGAPQGAALVVRNAVSIVPDVAGEVTDVPVVANVPLRSGDVLFKIDPTPYAAQVKAINAQFKLAKTRLGQMTELYEKDSGRGFDVEQRQSEADQLSGQLEAAQWNLDKTVVRAPADGYVTNLALRKGARVANLPLSPVMAFIDTSSTIIGVEINQIDARYVAPGQEVEATFKFAPGQIFSGKVESVLQAIATGQAQTSGTAVLPQTIEAAPFVVRVRLDDAEFAKRLPAGSAGTAAIYTDHVKPAHIVRRVVLRQLAILNYVNPF; translated from the coding sequence ATGGCCATCGCGATCCTCAACATCTACCTCGTGCTGCTGTTCCTGCTGGTGCATTTCGGAGTCGTGCGCTTCAACCTGTTCTGGAAAGTATCACCGGCGATCGTGATGGTGCTGGTGCTGCTGGGCTTGCTGATCCCGATGGGCTGGGGCGCGCCGCAAGGCGCAGCGCTGGTGGTGCGCAACGCGGTCTCGATCGTGCCTGACGTCGCGGGCGAAGTGACCGACGTCCCCGTCGTCGCCAACGTGCCGCTGCGGTCCGGCGACGTGCTGTTCAAGATCGACCCGACACCTTACGCGGCACAAGTGAAGGCGATCAACGCCCAGTTCAAGCTCGCGAAGACACGGCTCGGCCAGATGACCGAGCTCTACGAGAAGGATTCCGGCCGCGGCTTCGACGTGGAGCAGCGCCAGTCCGAGGCCGACCAGCTCTCCGGCCAACTCGAGGCGGCGCAGTGGAATCTCGACAAGACGGTCGTGCGCGCGCCAGCCGACGGCTACGTCACCAACCTCGCGCTGCGCAAGGGCGCGCGGGTGGCTAATTTGCCGCTGTCGCCGGTGATGGCGTTCATCGACACCTCCTCGACCATCATCGGCGTCGAGATCAACCAGATCGATGCGCGTTACGTCGCGCCCGGCCAGGAGGTCGAGGCCACGTTCAAATTCGCACCCGGGCAAATCTTTAGCGGCAAGGTCGAGAGCGTGCTCCAGGCGATTGCGACCGGCCAGGCGCAGACCTCTGGAACGGCCGTGCTGCCGCAGACGATCGAGGCGGCGCCGTTCGTCGTCCGCGTCAGGCTCGACGATGCCGAGTTTGCCAAGCGCCTGCCCGCCGGCAGCGCCGGCACGGCCGCGATCTACACCGATCACGTCAAGCCGGCGCATATCGTTCGCCGCGTGGTGCTGCGCCAGCTTGCGATCCTGAATTACGTCAATCCGTTCTGA
- a CDS encoding HAD family hydrolase, which yields MMARLAALLLACLAGIAAAMAQPADSLPSWNDGAAKSAIADFVARVTRDGGPDFVPPAERIAVFDNDGTLWCEQPIYFQFAFGLDQIKAMAPQHPEWKQQQPFKAFLTGDKDALAAQGQKGMLTLLAVAHSGMTTDAYARSVGDWLAQARHPRFNRTYDELIYQPMVELLAYLRANGFKTFIVSGGGVEFMRVWAEKAYGIPPEQVVGSSGVTQFKIGADGLPVLMKLPKVEFIDDGPGKPSGINRFIGRRPILAFGNSDGDQQMLQWTAAGSGARFLGIVHHTDAAREYAYDRQSKVGKLDKAWDEAVQRGWTVVDMAKDWKTVFAFERGSTGASQ from the coding sequence ATGATGGCACGGCTCGCTGCTTTGCTGCTTGCATGCTTGGCCGGCATCGCCGCTGCGATGGCGCAGCCGGCTGATTCCCTGCCCTCCTGGAACGACGGCGCGGCGAAATCGGCGATTGCCGATTTCGTCGCGCGCGTCACGCGCGACGGCGGCCCGGACTTCGTGCCGCCCGCCGAGCGCATCGCCGTATTCGACAATGACGGCACGCTGTGGTGCGAGCAGCCGATCTATTTCCAGTTCGCGTTCGGGCTCGACCAAATCAAGGCGATGGCGCCGCAGCATCCGGAATGGAAGCAGCAGCAGCCGTTCAAGGCGTTCCTCACAGGCGACAAGGACGCCCTCGCCGCTCAGGGCCAAAAGGGAATGCTCACCCTGCTCGCGGTGGCGCACAGCGGCATGACGACGGACGCTTACGCCCGATCGGTCGGCGACTGGCTGGCGCAGGCCCGGCATCCGCGGTTCAACCGGACCTACGATGAGCTGATCTACCAGCCGATGGTGGAGCTGCTCGCCTATCTGCGCGCGAACGGTTTCAAGACCTTCATCGTCTCCGGCGGCGGCGTCGAGTTCATGCGGGTGTGGGCCGAGAAGGCCTACGGCATTCCGCCGGAGCAGGTCGTGGGCTCGTCCGGCGTCACGCAGTTCAAGATCGGCGCCGACGGCCTGCCGGTCCTGATGAAGCTGCCGAAGGTCGAGTTCATCGACGACGGCCCCGGCAAGCCGTCGGGCATCAACCGCTTCATCGGCCGCCGCCCGATCCTTGCCTTCGGCAATTCGGACGGCGACCAGCAGATGCTGCAATGGACCGCGGCCGGCTCCGGTGCGCGCTTCCTCGGCATCGTCCACCACACCGACGCCGCACGCGAATACGCCTACGACCGCCAGTCGAAGGTCGGAAAGCTCGACAAGGCCTGGGACGAGGCAGTGCAGCGCGGCTGGACCGTCGTCGACATGGCCAAGGATTGGAAGACGGTGTTCGCGTTCGAGCGCGGCAGCACGGGAGCGTCGCAATGA
- a CDS encoding DUF1254 domain-containing protein yields the protein MRRATLIASILLLTAPLASAQSPVPVTPHNFARAESDMYFSRFVKDGSFGKFVHTREPAPIDKQAVIRINRDTVYSQGVFDLDAAPVTVTMPDSGKRFMSLQVIDEDHYTHDVFYKPGSHTFTRKGIGTRYVLLLVRTLIDPNDANDINQVHALQDQIRVKQDSPGKFEVPSWDEASQKKVHDGLALMGSTMKDFKGAFGAKGQLDPVNRLIGTATGWGGNPDKDATYLGNTPAKNDGTTIYKLDVKNNVPVDGFWSVSVYNAEGFFEKNAQNAYTLNNITAKKESDGSVAIQFGGCDGKIPNCLPITKGWNYTVRLYRPREEILNGKWKFPEPQPVSGT from the coding sequence ATGAGAAGAGCCACGTTAATCGCATCGATCCTGCTCCTGACCGCCCCCCTCGCCTCCGCGCAATCGCCGGTACCGGTGACACCGCATAATTTTGCTCGCGCCGAAAGCGACATGTACTTCAGCAGGTTCGTCAAGGACGGCTCGTTTGGGAAGTTTGTCCATACGCGCGAGCCGGCGCCGATCGACAAGCAAGCCGTGATCCGGATCAACCGCGACACCGTCTACTCTCAAGGCGTGTTCGATCTCGATGCAGCTCCCGTCACCGTGACGATGCCGGATTCCGGGAAGCGCTTCATGTCGCTCCAGGTCATCGACGAGGATCATTATACGCATGACGTCTTCTACAAGCCGGGCAGTCACACGTTCACCCGAAAGGGCATCGGCACCCGCTATGTACTGTTGCTGGTCCGCACGCTGATCGATCCCAACGACGCCAACGACATCAATCAGGTCCATGCGCTTCAGGACCAGATCCGCGTCAAGCAGGACAGTCCCGGCAAGTTCGAGGTCCCGAGCTGGGATGAGGCCAGCCAAAAGAAGGTTCACGACGGCCTGGCACTGATGGGCTCGACCATGAAGGATTTCAAGGGCGCCTTCGGAGCGAAAGGACAGCTCGACCCCGTCAACCGCCTGATCGGCACGGCGACCGGCTGGGGCGGCAATCCCGACAAGGATGCGACCTATCTCGGCAATACGCCGGCCAAGAACGACGGCACTACGATCTACAAGCTCGATGTGAAGAACAACGTGCCCGTCGACGGCTTCTGGTCGGTCAGCGTCTACAACGCCGAAGGCTTCTTCGAGAAGAACGCACAGAACGCCTACACACTGAACAACATCACCGCGAAGAAGGAGTCCGACGGCTCGGTCGCGATCCAGTTCGGCGGCTGTGACGGCAAGATCCCGAACTGCCTGCCGATCACCAAGGGCTGGAATTACACCGTCCGACTCTATCGGCCGCGCGAGGAGATTCTGAACGGAAAGTGGAAGTTTCCGGAGCCACAGCCGGTGAGCGGGACATGA
- a CDS encoding DUF3302 domain-containing protein has protein sequence MSGYDIFAWIVLVILLASGVAVICIAGWLPGHIAKSRNHPYAQAVAVAGWITLFFGFALWPLAFIWAYVDVPSRKAGDA, from the coding sequence ATGAGCGGCTACGACATCTTTGCCTGGATCGTGCTGGTGATCCTGCTCGCTAGCGGCGTCGCCGTGATCTGCATCGCCGGATGGCTGCCCGGTCATATCGCCAAATCGCGCAACCATCCCTACGCACAGGCAGTGGCGGTCGCGGGCTGGATCACGCTGTTCTTCGGCTTCGCGCTATGGCCCCTCGCCTTCATCTGGGCCTATGTCGACGTGCCATCGCGCAAGGCAGGAGATGCGTGA